A single window of Halobacillus naozhouensis DNA harbors:
- the rlmD gene encoding 23S rRNA (uracil(1939)-C(5))-methyltransferase RlmD: protein MAKPKPPVQKNETIQLKFEDLTHEGNGVGKVDGYPLFVPYGLPGETAQVKVVKVKKNFGFGKLLEVDQASEERVEPPCDVFYQCGGCQLQHMSYSMQLDMKRNQVKNAMKKIGHLDHVPVHEAIGMDDPWRYRNKVQIPVGQKEDGQLMTGFYQKRSHNIIDMDTCLIQDEMNDRMVESIRRIASRLGIDAYDEESHRGVLRHIMVRTGQTTKDIMIVLVTRTKKLPYKEELIDELREAFPNVKSIVHNINSGKTNVILGKETKVLWGDEYIYDTIGDVKFMISPKSFYQVNPTQTKKLYDQALEFADLRGGETVIDAYCGIGTISLFLAQKAKKVYGVEIVPEAVTDAKKNARLNKMDNAEFYVGKAEEIMPWWRTQGLRPDVIVVDPPRKGCDEELLKAMLDMEPERIVYVSCNPSTLARDLRVLEDGGYETKEVQPVDMFPQTAHVEGVTYLTPKS from the coding sequence ATGGCCAAACCAAAGCCACCTGTACAAAAAAATGAAACCATTCAACTCAAATTTGAAGACTTAACCCATGAAGGGAATGGAGTAGGCAAAGTCGATGGCTATCCCTTGTTCGTTCCCTACGGTCTTCCTGGAGAGACTGCTCAGGTCAAAGTGGTGAAGGTCAAGAAGAATTTCGGCTTCGGTAAATTGTTAGAGGTGGACCAAGCTAGTGAGGAACGTGTTGAGCCGCCATGTGACGTGTTCTATCAGTGCGGCGGCTGCCAGCTTCAGCACATGAGCTACAGCATGCAGCTTGACATGAAACGTAATCAGGTAAAAAACGCCATGAAGAAAATTGGGCACCTCGACCACGTTCCTGTCCATGAAGCAATTGGAATGGATGACCCCTGGCGCTACCGTAATAAAGTCCAAATTCCTGTTGGTCAAAAAGAAGACGGCCAGCTAATGACCGGATTTTATCAGAAGCGCAGCCATAACATCATTGATATGGACACCTGTTTAATCCAGGATGAAATGAACGATCGCATGGTAGAATCCATAAGGCGCATCGCCAGCCGCCTCGGGATAGATGCGTATGACGAAGAATCTCATCGTGGTGTATTACGACATATTATGGTACGAACTGGGCAAACAACAAAGGATATCATGATCGTTCTCGTAACACGCACGAAGAAGCTTCCATATAAAGAGGAACTGATTGATGAATTGCGCGAAGCATTTCCTAACGTGAAATCAATCGTTCATAACATCAACAGCGGCAAGACCAATGTGATTCTCGGAAAAGAAACAAAAGTCCTCTGGGGGGATGAGTACATTTATGACACGATCGGTGACGTGAAATTTATGATCTCACCAAAATCCTTTTACCAGGTTAATCCGACCCAGACGAAGAAGCTGTATGATCAGGCACTAGAGTTTGCTGATCTGCGCGGCGGAGAAACCGTTATCGACGCGTACTGTGGCATAGGCACTATTTCACTGTTCTTAGCCCAAAAAGCGAAAAAAGTGTATGGAGTCGAAATCGTTCCAGAAGCCGTCACCGATGCTAAGAAAAACGCTCGCCTGAATAAAATGGATAACGCAGAGTTTTATGTAGGGAAAGCAGAGGAGATCATGCCATGGTGGCGAACTCAGGGGCTGCGTCCAGACGTGATTGTTGTTGATCCGCCCAGAAAAGGCTGTGATGAGGAACTGTTGAAAGCCATGCTTGATATGGAACCGGAGCGGATTGTCTATGTGTCCTGTAATCCGTCGACACTTGCGCGTGATTTGCGTGTGCTTGAGGATGGGGGATATGAGACGAAAGAGGTTCAGCCTGTAGATATGTTTCCGCAGACAGCTCATGTTGAGGGTGTTACCTATTTAACCCCTAAATCATAG
- a CDS encoding cupin domain-containing protein, whose translation MSSSVDYSSPSAQFTFDVNQSPLFIKDQQNYINILGIQQLNTLENSSLLDIFLSSGNVVEPHYHQNAAELVYCIAGAAVVSMLNPFTKEILNYPITPGQVANVPQGWWHYEAATKDSTHLLAIFDADTPEVILGSDILKFTPPNVMAHTYCMDEKQWKETTAPVHPTTYIGPYTDCEMSKMTPYQQQKHYQPYRYYPYYY comes from the coding sequence ATGAGCTCTTCCGTAGATTATTCATCCCCTTCAGCTCAGTTTACTTTTGACGTTAATCAAAGTCCGCTTTTTATTAAGGACCAACAGAACTACATTAACATTCTGGGGATCCAACAGTTGAACACGCTGGAAAACTCGTCGTTGCTAGACATTTTCTTAAGCTCGGGTAATGTCGTTGAACCCCACTATCATCAAAATGCCGCTGAGTTGGTTTACTGTATTGCCGGGGCCGCCGTCGTTTCGATGTTAAATCCTTTTACAAAAGAGATACTTAACTACCCAATTACTCCAGGCCAAGTGGCTAATGTACCACAAGGGTGGTGGCATTACGAAGCGGCCACCAAGGACAGTACTCATCTGCTTGCCATTTTCGATGCAGATACCCCTGAAGTCATTCTAGGTTCAGACATCTTAAAATTCACACCGCCTAATGTAATGGCACACACTTACTGTATGGATGAAAAACAGTGGAAAGAAACGACAGCTCCTGTTCATCCGACCACTTATATCGGTCCATATACAGATTGTGAAATGTCGAAAATGACACCCTATCAACAGCAGAAGCACTATCAGCCCTATCGATACTATCCGTATTATTACTAA
- a CDS encoding DUF4317 domain-containing protein, protein MDKKDIAGIRRQLKLDNDLLKISDIFNVYIMKETTDIYHHQSQPFEMLDRDQQELFMNNFKKLLTGQLDEKLFELKFKRDAENHSQLTLHKGLLSNEVEDWKEQMLQMTEKMIKDHPYEKDVVITFIRAEYMKPMKRRNEEAEESERDAVYSNPFILCSINQTQEPKKEIKFDYVEKEFKYKIEVDPVIDLKNPMTGFLFPCITDGASDVNHVLYAAGKANEPDYRFIEDVLNGEEFITAKEDKAVFEEVIKDVVGDQLNPSTLATVYGEINRTIEENEEDAAPKLDYKDVERVLNQSGEQVDSEKVKTAFQRVTDDETYELKASSIVPKYKSKSIKINTKIAKIAISPQDLQYVRQVNYKGKRCIMIEVEEDAEIDGFKMLPEAFGE, encoded by the coding sequence ATGGACAAAAAAGACATAGCCGGCATCCGCAGACAACTAAAATTAGACAATGACTTACTGAAGATCTCTGACATTTTTAACGTATATATTATGAAAGAAACGACGGACATTTATCATCACCAGAGCCAGCCGTTCGAAATGCTGGACAGAGACCAGCAAGAGCTTTTCATGAATAATTTCAAAAAATTACTGACAGGGCAGCTGGATGAAAAATTATTTGAATTAAAATTTAAGCGCGATGCTGAAAATCACAGCCAGCTTACTTTACACAAAGGACTGCTAAGCAACGAAGTCGAGGACTGGAAGGAACAAATGTTGCAGATGACAGAAAAAATGATCAAAGACCATCCATATGAAAAGGATGTCGTCATCACCTTCATTCGCGCCGAATATATGAAACCAATGAAACGCCGTAATGAAGAAGCGGAAGAAAGTGAACGGGACGCCGTTTATTCGAATCCCTTTATTCTTTGCAGCATCAACCAGACGCAAGAGCCTAAAAAAGAAATAAAGTTCGACTATGTTGAGAAAGAGTTCAAGTACAAGATCGAGGTCGACCCGGTCATTGATCTCAAGAACCCGATGACAGGATTCCTATTTCCCTGCATCACAGATGGCGCCTCTGATGTGAATCACGTTCTCTACGCAGCGGGGAAGGCCAATGAGCCTGACTATCGCTTTATTGAAGACGTATTAAACGGAGAGGAATTTATAACAGCGAAGGAAGACAAAGCGGTGTTTGAGGAAGTGATCAAGGATGTCGTAGGAGATCAGCTCAATCCCTCTACCCTCGCTACTGTCTATGGTGAAATCAACCGTACCATTGAAGAAAATGAAGAGGACGCAGCACCCAAGCTCGACTATAAGGACGTGGAGCGTGTGTTAAATCAGAGCGGTGAACAAGTCGATAGCGAAAAGGTGAAAACCGCTTTCCAAAGAGTCACCGATGATGAAACATACGAGCTGAAAGCAAGCAGCATCGTCCCCAAATACAAATCAAAATCGATTAAAATCAACACGAAGATAGCCAAGATCGCAATCAGCCCCCAGGATCTGCAATACGTGAGGCAGGTCAACTATAAGGGCAAACGCTGCATTATGATTGAAGTGGAAGAAGATGCCGAGATTGATGGGTTTAAAATGCTTCCGGAAGCTTTTGGTGAGTGA
- a CDS encoding TraB/GumN family protein, protein MSEENITRIQLNDKELILIGTAHVSKHSAGQVKEVIEAEQPDSVCVELDEQRYQSIKDGNSWRDMDIFKVIKEKKATLLLMNLAISSFQNRMAKQFGIKPGQEMIQGIESAQETRAELVLADRNIQITFARIWRGLGLKGKAMLLTQVVASIFSKESISEEELEKMKEKDTINSVLNEFAEAFPKLKRPLIDERDQFLAQKIKEAPGNKVVAVLGAAHVPGIKEEIREEHDLTRLNELPPKSKAPKIIAWTIPIILIALIAFTFSADPSAGLQQTISWVLWNGTLSAIGTAIALGHPLAILTAFVAAPITSLDPITASGWFAGFVQAYFVRPNVGDFERITDDVHSVKGFWRNKATRILLVVVLANLGSSLGTFIGGADVVRLFIENI, encoded by the coding sequence ATGTCAGAGGAAAATATTACGAGAATACAGTTAAATGATAAGGAACTGATCTTAATAGGTACGGCTCACGTTTCCAAACACAGTGCAGGGCAGGTGAAAGAAGTGATCGAAGCCGAACAGCCGGATTCTGTTTGCGTGGAGCTTGATGAACAGCGTTACCAGTCGATCAAGGACGGAAACAGCTGGAGAGACATGGACATTTTCAAGGTAATTAAAGAAAAGAAAGCTACCTTACTGTTAATGAACCTTGCGATCTCTTCCTTCCAGAATCGTATGGCCAAGCAGTTCGGTATTAAGCCTGGGCAAGAGATGATTCAGGGGATTGAATCAGCTCAGGAAACCAGGGCTGAGCTTGTTCTGGCCGATCGAAATATCCAAATTACGTTTGCTCGTATTTGGCGAGGTCTAGGATTGAAAGGGAAAGCGATGCTGCTTACCCAAGTGGTTGCCAGTATCTTCAGCAAGGAGAGTATTTCTGAAGAAGAACTGGAGAAGATGAAGGAGAAAGATACGATTAATTCTGTCTTGAATGAATTCGCGGAGGCGTTTCCTAAACTGAAGCGGCCTCTTATTGATGAACGAGATCAATTTTTAGCACAAAAAATTAAAGAGGCACCAGGCAACAAGGTTGTGGCTGTGCTCGGAGCTGCTCATGTTCCTGGTATTAAAGAGGAAATAAGGGAAGAACATGATTTAACTCGGTTAAATGAACTTCCGCCTAAGTCAAAGGCTCCTAAAATCATTGCCTGGACGATTCCGATTATCTTAATCGCACTAATTGCTTTTACCTTTAGCGCAGATCCGTCTGCAGGACTGCAACAGACGATCAGCTGGGTGTTATGGAACGGGACCTTGTCAGCGATAGGAACCGCGATTGCATTAGGACACCCGCTTGCGATTCTTACAGCTTTTGTGGCAGCACCGATCACCTCGCTCGATCCGATCACAGCTTCAGGGTGGTTTGCAGGCTTTGTCCAAGCGTATTTTGTACGACCAAATGTAGGAGATTTTGAGAGGATTACAGATGATGTTCATAGTGTGAAAGGATTCTGGAGAAATAAAGCAACTCGTATTTTACTCGTCGTAGTGTTAGCGAACCTCGGCAGTTCGCTGGGAACATTCATTGGCGGGGCAGATGTCGTGCGATTATTTATTGAAAATATATAG
- a CDS encoding alpha/beta hydrolase family protein: MEKIFYGKNENQFGELRLPDNEGPHPVAIVIHGGFWREPFGLDNMTHVAEGLTANGIATWNIEYRRVGQEGGAWPGTLTDAAEASDYLITLADTYPLDLNRVITIGHSAGGHLALWLAARHRLSKDSELHTTDHPLAISGAISLAGVSDLERMYDVHHFREKALAVEPNNPTAELLQRTPEQQPDRYHDASPIELLPLGVSQVLIHGALDINVPIGISDHYHREAQEAGDFVKYVELPEAEHFMVTDTTTEAWKVVREEVKTLLLNV; the protein is encoded by the coding sequence ATGGAAAAGATTTTTTACGGAAAAAATGAAAACCAATTTGGTGAATTGCGTCTCCCTGATAACGAAGGCCCTCACCCCGTTGCTATTGTTATTCACGGCGGCTTTTGGCGGGAACCGTTTGGGCTCGATAATATGACACATGTGGCAGAGGGTTTAACGGCAAATGGAATCGCCACGTGGAATATTGAATATCGACGTGTTGGCCAGGAAGGCGGCGCCTGGCCAGGAACGCTCACAGATGCAGCTGAGGCTAGTGACTACCTTATAACCCTTGCTGATACATACCCGCTGGATTTAAACCGGGTCATTACGATCGGCCATTCCGCTGGAGGACATCTGGCATTATGGCTCGCTGCCCGCCATCGTTTGTCCAAAGACAGTGAACTTCATACAACAGATCATCCCCTTGCGATTTCCGGAGCGATCAGTTTAGCGGGTGTAAGTGATCTGGAACGCATGTATGACGTGCACCACTTCCGGGAAAAAGCTCTAGCTGTGGAGCCCAATAACCCGACTGCCGAGCTGCTTCAAAGAACACCAGAACAACAACCTGATCGTTACCATGATGCTTCTCCTATCGAACTGCTGCCTTTAGGTGTGTCGCAAGTGTTAATTCATGGTGCACTAGATATCAATGTTCCGATTGGCATTAGTGACCACTATCATCGTGAAGCCCAGGAAGCTGGTGATTTTGTTAAATATGTAGAATTGCCCGAAGCCGAGCATTTCATGGTAACCGATACAACAACTGAAGCCTGGAAAGTCGTCCGTGAAGAAGTTAAAACGCTCTTATTAAACGTATAG
- a CDS encoding homocysteine S-methyltransferase family protein, with amino-acid sequence MKRSLEQRLQDGPVICGEGYLFELERRGYLQAGSFVPEVALDNPQALKQTYRDYMLAGSDVVLAFTYNAHREKMRIIGKENLLEPLNRQAIRLAKEVAKEHPEEEALVAGNISNTNLFNPEDPSSIESVRSMFAEMVGWCKEEDVDFVNAETFYYYEEAKIALEEITKQGLPAVITFGLMGENILRDGYTVEEACRLLEDQGALVVGMNCFRGPATMQPYVEKIRDTVDGYVGALPIPYRTTEEHPTFFNLPDGGCACNLPTETTFPTSLDPLYCNRYELAQWAKAAHEAGVNYLGLCCGASPSMLREVAETVGRTTVNSTYSPDMEKHFLFGSDDTLQPHITSYKTKA; translated from the coding sequence ATGAAAAGATCGTTAGAACAACGTCTGCAGGATGGTCCGGTGATTTGTGGGGAAGGATATTTATTCGAACTTGAACGGCGTGGATATTTACAAGCAGGTTCATTTGTGCCCGAAGTAGCTCTAGACAATCCTCAGGCATTAAAACAGACTTACCGTGATTATATGCTGGCAGGGTCAGATGTCGTTTTAGCTTTTACGTACAACGCACACCGTGAAAAAATGCGCATCATTGGTAAAGAAAATTTATTAGAGCCTTTAAATCGACAGGCCATTCGACTGGCAAAAGAAGTAGCGAAGGAGCATCCAGAAGAGGAAGCGCTGGTAGCAGGTAACATTTCAAATACAAACTTATTTAACCCTGAAGACCCATCATCTATAGAAAGTGTACGCAGTATGTTTGCTGAAATGGTCGGATGGTGTAAAGAGGAAGATGTCGACTTTGTAAACGCAGAAACCTTCTATTATTATGAGGAAGCTAAAATTGCCCTGGAGGAAATCACTAAACAAGGATTACCTGCTGTGATCACATTCGGACTCATGGGCGAAAATATTCTTCGAGATGGCTACACCGTCGAAGAAGCCTGTCGCTTACTAGAAGATCAAGGCGCTTTAGTTGTAGGCATGAACTGCTTCCGCGGTCCAGCCACTATGCAGCCTTATGTGGAAAAAATTCGTGACACGGTAGATGGTTATGTCGGAGCGTTGCCCATTCCCTATCGAACTACAGAAGAACACCCTACATTCTTCAATTTACCCGACGGGGGTTGTGCTTGCAATCTTCCAACGGAGACGACATTTCCAACATCACTAGATCCGCTCTATTGTAATCGTTACGAGCTGGCTCAGTGGGCAAAGGCCGCTCATGAAGCAGGTGTTAACTACCTTGGCCTGTGTTGCGGGGCGTCCCCGAGCATGCTGAGAGAGGTTGCAGAAACCGTTGGACGCACTACTGTAAACTCAACCTACTCTCCAGATATGGAAAAACACTTTTTGTTTGGATCAGATGACACGCTGCAGCCTCATATCACTTCCTATAAAACGAAAGCCTAA
- a CDS encoding 5-methyltetrahydropteroyltriglutamate--homocysteine S-methyltransferase: protein MNQSQTFIRRTLKTSLPPFHADHVGSLLRSQRIEQARLQKGSGEINAVELRAIENAEITRIVEKQKEIGLKAVTDGEFRRAWWHFDFLEGLDGVTGFVPEKGIEFHNTVTKAYGVKVTGKIDFTDHPMLEDYKFLHSIAGSHTAKFTIPSPNMLFFRGKNQEEIYNTTEEFIHDLTQAYKKAIHAFYEAGCRYLQLDDTAWSVFFSENGPSLIQSWGFEPEELSTIFAKMINDAVADRPDDMNITMHICRGNFQSSYASSGGYDAVSETIFNGLHIDGLFLEYDDDRSGSFEPLRHAKRSDLQIVLGVITSKFGELEDRESIKRRIEEASQYVDLNQLCLSPQCGFASTEEGNLITEEEQWDKLGQVVTIARDVWG from the coding sequence ATGAATCAAAGTCAAACTTTCATACGAAGAACATTGAAAACGTCACTGCCTCCATTCCACGCTGATCATGTGGGAAGCTTATTAAGATCGCAGCGAATTGAACAGGCCCGTCTTCAAAAAGGGTCCGGAGAGATTAACGCAGTAGAGCTGCGTGCCATTGAAAACGCGGAAATTACTAGAATCGTAGAAAAGCAAAAGGAAATCGGACTTAAAGCCGTAACAGATGGTGAATTTCGGCGAGCCTGGTGGCATTTTGATTTCCTTGAAGGATTAGACGGAGTGACGGGATTTGTTCCGGAGAAAGGAATTGAATTTCATAACACCGTTACCAAGGCTTACGGGGTAAAGGTCACAGGCAAAATAGATTTCACCGATCATCCTATGCTGGAAGATTATAAGTTTCTTCACAGCATTGCCGGCTCACATACGGCAAAGTTTACGATACCAAGTCCCAATATGCTGTTCTTCAGAGGGAAAAATCAAGAAGAAATCTATAATACTACTGAAGAATTCATTCACGATTTAACCCAAGCCTATAAAAAAGCCATTCATGCCTTCTATGAGGCTGGGTGCCGCTACCTTCAGCTGGATGACACAGCATGGTCCGTATTTTTCTCAGAAAACGGCCCCAGCCTCATACAATCGTGGGGATTTGAACCAGAGGAATTGAGTACTATTTTTGCAAAAATGATTAATGATGCTGTAGCTGATCGACCTGATGATATGAACATCACGATGCATATTTGCCGTGGTAATTTCCAATCAAGCTATGCCAGTTCCGGGGGTTATGATGCTGTGTCAGAGACCATTTTTAATGGACTTCATATCGATGGCTTATTTCTGGAATACGATGACGACCGCTCTGGAAGTTTCGAACCCCTCCGCCACGCCAAGCGATCCGACTTGCAAATCGTTCTGGGGGTCATCACTTCTAAGTTTGGGGAGTTGGAAGATAGAGAGTCGATTAAGCGAAGAATTGAAGAAGCCTCTCAATATGTTGATCTGAACCAGTTGTGTTTAAGTCCTCAATGCGGATTTGCCTCTACGGAGGAAGGAAATCTAATAACAGAAGAAGAACAATGGGACAAGCTTGGACAGGTCGTCACTATCGCACGGGATGTATGGGGGTAA
- a CDS encoding aminotransferase class I/II-fold pyridoxal phosphate-dependent enzyme — protein MSAYNDRLETKFIHSSTSHDHTEHNTGAVNVPIYLSSTYHQKNFDQFGPYDYSRSGNPTRQILEDTIADLEGGQRGLAFASGMAAISAAFMLLSAGDHALVSKDVYGGTYRLITEMLGKYNIEHTFVNMTDLHETSSAIQPNTRVLYVETPSNPCLNITDIEGIVKLAKANDCLTFVDNTFMTPLYQNPLQLGADVVLHSATKFLSGHSDIIAGLAVTKTEELGEQLAFIQNSFGSILGVQDAYQLIQGIKTLGARLSQSSETAEKIAVHLNAYSLISEVYYPGLSFHDGYPIHARQSKGSGALLSFRLPNKPAAKAFVENIRLPVFAVSLGAVESILSCPATMSHAAMPEKEREARGITDGLLRLSVGLEHADDLIQDIDQALEAATQGMNTKGILL, from the coding sequence ATGAGTGCTTACAATGATCGATTAGAGACCAAATTCATCCATTCTTCCACCAGTCATGATCATACAGAACATAACACAGGTGCTGTTAACGTCCCTATTTACCTGTCATCTACCTACCACCAGAAAAACTTTGATCAATTTGGCCCGTATGATTACAGCAGATCTGGCAACCCAACAAGGCAAATATTAGAAGATACCATCGCGGACTTAGAGGGAGGCCAAAGGGGGTTAGCGTTCGCATCTGGCATGGCGGCCATTTCCGCTGCCTTTATGCTTCTCTCCGCCGGTGACCATGCACTCGTATCTAAAGACGTATATGGAGGCACATACCGTCTGATCACAGAAATGCTGGGAAAGTACAATATCGAACACACTTTTGTGAATATGACTGATCTCCATGAAACAAGCAGCGCCATCCAGCCAAACACAAGAGTGCTTTATGTCGAGACGCCTTCAAACCCATGCCTGAATATTACCGACATAGAAGGAATTGTTAAATTAGCTAAAGCGAATGACTGTCTGACCTTTGTTGACAATACGTTTATGACACCCCTTTATCAGAATCCACTGCAGTTGGGGGCGGATGTTGTTCTTCATAGTGCAACTAAGTTTTTATCTGGTCACAGTGATATTATTGCAGGCTTAGCCGTCACGAAGACTGAGGAGCTTGGTGAACAATTAGCCTTTATTCAAAACTCATTTGGTTCAATCTTAGGGGTGCAGGATGCTTATCAATTAATCCAGGGCATTAAGACCTTAGGTGCCAGACTCTCACAATCCTCAGAAACAGCGGAAAAAATAGCTGTGCATCTTAATGCTTACTCTTTAATCAGTGAAGTTTACTATCCTGGTTTATCTTTTCACGATGGATATCCCATCCATGCCAGACAATCAAAAGGCTCAGGAGCACTTCTATCCTTTCGATTACCGAATAAGCCCGCCGCAAAAGCATTTGTGGAAAACATTCGCCTCCCGGTTTTTGCCGTAAGTCTTGGTGCAGTCGAGTCGATTCTTTCCTGTCCGGCAACTATGTCACATGCAGCCATGCCAGAAAAGGAAAGAGAGGCAAGAGGCATTACGGATGGATTGTTAAGACTCTCTGTTGGATTAGAGCATGCAGACGACTTAATACAGGATATCGATCAAGCACTTGAAGCTGCCACTCAGGGTATGAATACGAAAGGTATTTTGCTGTAA